Below is a window of Thermodesulfomicrobium sp. WS DNA.
ATCCTCATCATTGACGACGAAAAGCCCACGCTCAAGATGTTTTCCCTGTTTTTGGAGGTGTACGGCTTTGCCATCTTGACGGCCGAGTCCGGAGAAGAGGGCCTTGAGGTCTTTGATCGGGAGCGCCCGGAAATCGTGCTCACCGATATCAAGATGCCGGGCATGGATGGCATCGAGGTCCTGCGCGAGATCAAGCGCCGCTCGCCCACCACCGAGGTGATCGTGATCACTGGTCACGGCGATATGGATTTGGCCATCCAGGCCCTGAATCTGGATGCCGCGGACTTCATCAACAAACCCATCCAGCGGCAGAGTTTGGAGCAGGCGCTCTCGCGCGCCCGGGAGCGACTCTCCCTGGCCAAGCGCCGGCAGCACGAGGTGGAGGCCCGTTGGGAAGGAGATATCCTCGTCATTCACATCCAGGGGAGCCTCAACGCCTATTCCGAAGGCTTGCTCCGCGAGGCCTACCAGCAGGGGCTGGATGCCCGGGTGCGGCGAGTGGTGCTGGAATTCGAGCCCAGTACTTCCGTCAATGGCGCGGGCATCGCCATCCTCACCCAATTGGTCTTGGATAGCGAAAAAGACGGGGTGGAGATCGTCATGGCCGGTCTTTCGGACAATTTTCGGCGCGTGTTCGATATCGTTGGGCTCACCCGCATGGTGCGTCTTTACCCCACGGTGGCCGAA
It encodes the following:
- a CDS encoding response regulator translates to MEREKILIIDDEKPTLKMFSLFLEVYGFAILTAESGEEGLEVFDRERPEIVLTDIKMPGMDGIEVLREIKRRSPTTEVIVITGHGDMDLAIQALNLDAADFINKPIQRQSLEQALSRARERLSLAKRRQHEVEARWEGDILVIHIQGSLNAYSEGLLREAYQQGLDARVRRVVLEFEPSTSVNGAGIAILTQLVLDSEKDGVEIVMAGLSDNFRRVFDIVGLTRMVRLYPTVAEACQKGGAA